Genomic segment of Candidatus Eremiobacterota bacterium:
TCAGAGATAAATACGATTACCAGTCTTTGAACTTCAACGTGAGCAGCGCTACCCTGGAAGACCTCAGGAAGACCAAGGAGCACCTCATAAATGACTTTTTTACCGATGAGCGCTTCGCGACCATGATAAGGAAACTGATGCTCTACATGCCCCGCAGGTAAGGCTCCACAGGCTCCGCTAGAGAATCGCGAACTTCTCGTTCCTGATGATGCCGTCCCAGTACTCCGTCACGGTGCCGTCGCGCAAGAGTATATCCAGGTTCAGGGCCTTGGTCTCCTCGTAATCCATGGTGTGCTTGTCGGGCCACGAGAAAATGACATAGACGAAATTGGGCTCAACGAGGCCCTTCTTTTCCGCCGCATCCTTATAAGCCTGGATATTTCTGGCATTCTCTTCACCGATGTACCGGGCAAGATACCGTGTCATGCTCTCGGGACCGTTCTTTTTATAGCCAAGCTTCTCTCTGATGATGGGATGCTCGAGGAAGGCGTAGTAGTCGAAATCAAAGAGATAGGTATTAGGGAACCACATGGTGGAGGTCCAGAACGCCATGAGGTACTCGTAAGGCATCCTTATCTCCCTTGCCAGGTATTTGACGAAGTCCGAGAGATAGATGTCCTTCTCACCCATGCGGCGCCCTATGCCTGTGGCTACGCGGGCCCTTATCTGGTAGATGAAATCATTGTTTTCCAGGGCGTACCTGGTGAGCTCACCAAGCTGATCGTCATTGATGCCCCGGACCATCGTGTACGAGAGCTGGCAGAAGATGCCGCCCACTTTCTTCAGGTTCTCCAGGCCTTTCAGCTTTGTCTCCAGCAGGTTGGCATTCTCGATCTTTGTGAAAGACTCTTCATTGAGGCCGTTGCAGGAGAAATTGACAAGGGTGCAGCCCGCTTCCCTGATCTTCTCCACAAAGCGGATATCGGCGAGCTTCACGCCGTTGGTGACAATGCCGGCTATTTTTCCCTGGGACCTCACATAGCTGATTATCTCCAGGAGATCTTCTCTCGTGGTGGGCTCGCCGCCCGAGAGCGTCACCGTAGCGCCGCGATACTCCCTGATGGCCTTCTTGAGCTCGTCAAGGGTGAAATCAAGGCTTGTGTCCCTCTCGGGGAGATAGCAGAGATGGCACTTCAGGTTGCATCCATGGGTGATGTTGATCATCAGGGTCCTGAAAGGATAGGGACAGGGATCACTGACGCGCTTCACCGAGATGACCCGCCTGAAAAAATCTACATCCCTCTCAAGCACCCCCTTGGTCACACCGTGTTCAGGGCAGCTCTTAAGAATGACGACCTTGTCATTCTCGGCGATGACCTGGGCATCCACTTTCCTGTAACACTCACTGCACAGGCCTGTGGTCTTCTCTTTTAATATTTCCATGGGGACCTCTTTTCTTCTGTCGATTTCTGGAAGCATTTATGAATATGCCTTCTTTCCCTGAACAGCGCGGAAAAAAAGGCAACAGGCTGAAGCCGATGACTCAAGCGATGGGTCCCGCTTCCCGCAATCCCTTCTCTGCCCCTTCAGAGGAGCCTCTCTATCTCCTTCTCCAGCTCATCGGCGCTGAAGCGGCCTTTTCCCCCGGATTCAGCGGCAAGAGCCACGGAAAGGACTCCCCCTGCAATGCGGCAGCTCTTCATGCCTGCTGCCGAAAGCCTCACTTCGCGCACCTTTGCCGAGAGCTCTGAGCGGCCCAGATCATCTGAAGCGGTGCGGATCATCGCTTTCTCAAGGGCGTCAAGCTGCTCCTTCAGAGCCCACATGGCGCCGTCAGACGAGGGAAAGGCATCCCACTCGACCGATACGGCGAGTGCATGGCCCAGTTTTTCCGCAAGAAGGCGCGAGTGCTCCTCGGCTCTCCTTTTCAGGTCCAGGCGGGTGGGAGGCGTGCCACCGGGGGGCACCTCGAGGCTTCCTCCAGAGAGGGGGCTCACCGCCTTCTGCGCTCCATGGACGGTGAGAGCCTCAATGCTTGACATCATGACATAAAAGACATCATTGGTGGCAAAGCCCGAGTGATCTGCCGGCCTCAGCGTCACTGCCCGGCTCCCTCCAGAGGTCTTTTCCTCGACGCCGGTGAGATATCCCTTGACATCACGCCCCGAATTGAGGTGAAGGGTGAGGAGAAACAGGTCATTGTCAGAGGCCTGTGTCCTGGCGGCGAGCTCCTCGAGGATCTCGTGAGGCTTCCGGGGAGGGAGCCTGTTGAGGATTGAGCCTTGTGTGTCCATGCGCTTTCCTTCTTACAGCTTTTTAGAAATCACTTCGACCACGGCTTTTGTGCGGTCTCTCACGTCGTCGATATTGGTGGTGGGAAGGTGATCGATGGTGAGCACGCCGCCGTCGAAGTTGATGGCTGAGCCGGCGGAGTAATTCCCCATCCTGTTGCAGATGACCACTTTCTTGAGGCCGGCGCGGAGTGCTTCCTTACCCATGTCGTCAATGCATATCTCCTTGAAGCCGTTGATGAGAGGCTGGAAATATACCTTGGGAAAAGAGTCCTCGTAAAGATGGGTCATTTCCTCGATACCCAGGGACTCCCAGTCAATCTCCATTGCCACCTCGAATGCGGCGGCCTCGTCAACCTTCTTTTTCAGCCCCGGAAAGATGTCATCCTGGAATTTCTTTACAGCCCTGCGCTCCTGAAGTCCCATGAGCAGTCCTCCTTTTTATAAGTGTCACTCTCTAATTTATAAGTGTCACTCTCTAATTTACATGCCGCCCCCCGATGTTCCTGCTGTTATTCAGAGCACGAGGGGAAGAAGGAGCATGAAATCAAAACCTTTCCCGTCCTCCCCCTGGCTCCCTGGAATGTAGCGGATGACTGAGCCGCCTGAGTCGTGGACGCCAAGGGCAAGAAAATGCTTCCCCCTAAGCCGTTGCGGGGGATAGTAATAGACCTGGTCCTCGGTGATTTCACCGGTGCGCCATTTCGAGGTGCCGGATTTTCCCCCCAGCGTGAAGAAGCTGGTGGTCTTCTCCGGCATGACTTTTCTATACCTTTCATCAAGCAGGATGAGAGACGCCAGGACGTCGCGGGGGATCTCCCTCAGGGCTTTCCAGTAAAAGCAGAAAGTGAGCTTTTTCCGGTACACGGCGCTCACCTGCTGGGGGGGAAGCCGGTAGCCAAGGAACTGGAGCTCACCGCCAAAGGTTCCGTCGTTGGCAATCCCCCTGAAGACACCGGGAGGCAATGCCTTGACCGTGACAGCCTTCCTGAAGCCCTTTATCCGGTATGGGAGGGCATCGGTGGGCACGACGGCCATCGGCCTGAAAAAAACGTCGGGGAGGTAAGGCTCAAGCGTCACGTCGCCCATCAGCAGCACTTCGGGGTATTTGTCCTCGTCGATGCTGTCGCCGCCTATAAAAAGGGGAATACCGCCGGAGAGGCTCCTCTCGAGGTCTTCCTTGAGCAAGGCGTTCTTCTGGAGGGCCTGCCGCGAAGGAACTGCACCGGCAGTAATGCGCTCCATGACAGAGATATCGGGACTTTTCACAAGAAGATGCTTTGCCGCCACGGCGGCATCATAACGGTTGAAATAGGTGACAAGCTGCTGGAGGATGAGGGAGCTGTATATGATCGAGCGGGGCGGGAGAGCGCCGACGATGGCCCGCGTCGGCTCATAACAGCTCACCATGGCGCGGCCGTTCACAAGAGGGAAGTTCTTCGCGAGAAGCCAGAGCGGCAGCACAAAAATCGCGAGCACAAGCATCGCTGACAGCGGGAGTCTTGCGCGTCCCGAAAGGGCAAGAAGAGGGCCTTCCAGGATACGGAGATAGAGCGCCAGGGCGCCGGCGGCAGCGAGCACAAGGTAGAGCAGCAGCGAGGGAAGGGCAAAGGAGGTGTTGGCGCCCTGCCCCTCCATGGCGCTGAGCGTGAGAAACGGCAGGGTAGTTGAGAGAAAGAGAAGCACAAGAAGGGAGAGAACCTTCGCTCTTGTGGAAAAGCGGGAAAGTCCCTCCCCGCGGCGCGGGAACAGCAGCACTATCGTGAGGACAAGAGCGGCGAGAAAGAGGGCAAGCGTCACGGGAGGGAGCTGAGAAAGCACTATATTCCGAAAATAGGGCACTATATTGGAAAAAAGCCTGCCGATGCTGAACATGGGGCCTTCGCGCCAGGGGCTCCCGCTCATGTAGGCGGCGAACCACCGGGGAGACCCCGTGGCGATGCCCTTCATCACGGCGGTGGGATGAATGAAGGGAGGCACCGAGGCGAGGGCCCAGAGATAATAGAGGTAGGCGAGCAGGCCGGGAATCACCAGAAGCAGGGAGAGGAGCCTCTCTTTTGCGGTGGTCTTCTCAACAGGGCAGAGGAGCAGAAAAAGAAGAAGGGGCGCCGCAAAGGTGAGGGCATTCAGGATGCTCGTTCCCATCATCAGGCCCGCGCAGAGACTGCTCAGGGCAAGCCACTTTTTCCCGCCCCTTTCCAGGAAGAGAAAGGCGAAATAGAGCGACATCGCCATGAGGAACATGAAAAAAGTGAAGACCTCGGTGATGACGGCGTGGCTCCAGAAGAGCCCTGAGATCCCGAAGGTGCAGGCTGCGGCAGAGGCCAGGACCAGGAGCGGCAGGGCGGCGCACCGGGGAAAGATCAGGGACAGGGCCTTCCGTGAGAGGATGAAGACGGCCGCTCCGGCAAGGGCCCCGAAGAAGGCGGAAAAGAGGTTCATGGCATAAGGGAGGGGGAGAAAAAAGAGGACCGCGCAGAAAAGCCTTGCCGCGATGAGGTAGAGGGGATGGCCCGGCGGGTGGTCGATGCCCCCCGTGGAGGCACAGAGGGCATACTCGAGGGCATCCCACGTGTTGTAAGGCGTGGAGGTCCCCCAGTCAGGGGTAAGGGTCGCAAGGTAAAGGGCAAAGAAGAGCAGGGCAAGGATGGCGGGAACCAGGCCTGTTGAGCGGCCTCTTTCCTGGGTCGGGATCGACTGGCTCTCCATTTCAGCTCTCCTTATTCCCCCGCTTCAATGATGGCTTCCCGCCACGCCCCCCCCCGGAGTATCCGGGGCATGCTGCAGGATGGCTGATACGGAAGGGAAAGCTCGCCGATTATCAGCGCTTCTATTGAAGTTCGAGAGAAAGGGGGGGCCTCCTTTCTGCCATGATGAGCGGGACCGGCGCCTGTGCATGGCTTCGGTGATACTCTCACACATTACCTGCCACAAAGAGTTTTTCGGCTCAAATATTTTCCGCCCGGCGGCAGACCGGCTCTGAAACGCGGGGAAACAGGCCCAATCCTTCGCTGGCTGCCGCCTTATGACCTTCAGGGTCCTTTTTGGCCTCTTTGCCCCTTTCAGGCCCTCTGGAGGGCAGGATCGCAAAGAGCGCCCTGCGTCATCTCTCGAGGGTCGCGACGCCTGAGAACGAGTGCTGGTGGCTCACCATTGCAGAGGTGCGCTCTTTGTGCGGCCTCGAGAGGGAAGTAAAAAGGGCCCTCGCCGAAGGGAAGGCCGGATCGGCGGCCCCTTCCGACGACGCTCCCGAAGCTAGGGATGAAGGCACGATGATGTATTTCAGCGTGCCACCCTCTCTTGCCCTCACCTGGGACTTCGCCCTCTCCCTCTTCAGGGACAGGTGTTTTGAGAAGCTCTGGAAGTATTTCAGCGATGTCGATGAGCTGCGCGACGCCGAGGCCAGCATGGAAATTGAAAAAGATTCCTGTCTGTGTGCGGGCCTCGGAAACCAGTCGGGGAGCGATCATCTGTATGCAGGGGCATGCAATGGGAAAGAGCAGGCAGCCCATCACCATAAAATCCTCAAACGTGACCGGTTCCGCTGCCAGGCCCCCGGCTGCCGATGCCGCCGCAACCTCCACGTGCACCATATCATCAGGCGCTCCCAGGGGGGCACTGATGACCCCTGGAACCTCATCACCCTCTGCGAGGCCTGCCACCTCCACCTGCTCCATGGCCTCAGGACTCTCACCATGAGCGGCAAAGCGCCTTATGATCTCACCTTCACCTTCGGCTCCCTCTCTGGAGGGACCCCTTTCCTGGTCTATGCAGGGGGGGCCGGCGGGGATCTGCGGCGCGTGACGCCGGAGTCTCCCCGGGTTCCTGAGGACTGCGCACGCAATACCTCTTGCCTGCCCGCAGAAGATCATGTATAATTTATGGTAAGCTTTCTCAGCGGCCTGACAATTTAGGACTGAACTGCTTCCGGTTCCAGGGAGAGAAGGCTCTCCGGAGTGACAGAAAGCGATTCAAAACGCCAATTCAAAAGAAACGAGGTTCTCATGAAAAACAACCAGGTCGGGATGTGGTTTCTCGTTTCCCTCATTGCGGCATGCTTGTTCTCCCTCTTCGTTCCCGGATGCGGAGGAGGAGGCGGGGGCGGCGCCGCAGGAGGCATCGGGGGCTTTGCGGGCGGCGCGAGGATCGCGAGGATCGCCATCACCCTTCCCTTCCCCCAGAAAGGCGCCGCGGGAGTCGTCAGGCTCAGGGGCACCATACCGGGGGGCAGGGACGAGTTCCTCCTCAGGGAGATCCCCGCCGGCACGACATACTTCGCCATATATATTTATGAGCGGGGGACAACCGATGAAGCCGTCCCCCCCGTGCGCGTTGACAGGCCCGCTTCGGGAACCACTGCCACGGCCATCATCGACAATGTGCCCATCGGCTGGAAGACCATACGGATCCTCGCGAGCAACGCGTCCAACGAGGCCCTCGCCGAGGCCTTCTATGACATCAATGTCACCACCGGCGACAATCCCGAGGTGACCATGACCCTCACCCCCACCCTGTCGCCCCTTCCTTCACCTTCGCCGATGCCGACGCCGACGCTCTCACCGTCGCCGACGCCTGAGCCATCGCCGTCTCCGACGCCCTCCCCCGTGCCCTCTCCGCAGCCTCCGGGGCCGGGGCCTAACCCGTCACCCACCCCGACTTCGTCGCCCGGAGCGCTGAAGTGGAGCTGCAGCCTCCCCGGCTCAGGCGCTAATTTGTACTTTTCTTCGCCTGCCATCGCATCGGACGGCACCCTCTACGTCGGCAGCTATGACAAAAAGCTCTATGCATTGAGCGCCTCGGGAACCCCCCTGTGGAGCTTTTCCACAGGCGGCATCATAACTTCATCTCCCGTCGTGGGAAGCGACGGCACCGTCTATGTGGGCAGCCAGGACACTTATCTCTATGCATTGAGCGCCTCGGGAACCCCCCTGTGGAGCTATCAGGCATCAGCCGCCTTCGATGGGGGGGGACCCGCTGTCGGCAATGACGGCTCAAACGACATCATCTATGCGCCCTGCACTGACGGCTGGCTCTATGCCATCAATTCATCGGCACCGAGCTCCGCGATGTGGAGCATGAGCCTCAGCAGCAGCCTGGTATCCAATCCCGCTATTGACAGCACAGCCGGAACCATCTATATGGGGACATGGAGCGGCCACCTGATGGCCTTTTCAGTTTCTGACGGTTCGTTGAAATGGGACTACACAGCCGCGGGGACTATCAAGGGAGGCCCCTCGGTGGGAAGCGGCGGCACTGTTTACACCGGCGCCACCAACGCCCGTCTCTACTCAGTCACCTCATCGGGCTCATCGAACTGGAGCTTCTCTTGCGATGCCATAGAAAGCCAGCCTTCCGTGGGAAGCGACGGAACCATCTATGTGGGAACTAATAGTTCCCCCTATGGTTTCATGTACGCCATTAACCCCTCGGTGTCAGGATCGCTGAAGTGGAGCTATTCCACAGGGCCGGTGAAGTACTCAGCGGCGGCACAGGGAAATGACGGCACTGTGTACGTAGGCACGATGGACGGGAAGCTCTACGCCCTCTGCGCCTCGACAGGCACCCCGAAATGGAGCTACAGCACAGGCAACTATTTCTACTGCTCTCCCACCATCGGGAGCGACGGCACCATCTACATAGGCGCTTACAACGGCGTGTTCTACGCCATATACGGCAACGGCGGGGGCCTCGACACCGGGAGCCCATGGCCAAAGTTCGGCCGAAACATCAAGAACACCGGCAGATGAGAAATGGGGATAGGGGGCCGGGATTACAGGGCCCCCTTTTCTTTCTCTATCCAGATCTTCCTCTGGGGGAAGGGAATCTCCACCCCTTCGCGGCCGAACCGGAGCAGGACGCGCCTGTTCAGCTCCCGGCCCACTTCCCACTGCGCAAGGGGAGCGGTCTTCACGAGGGCTCTCAGCATGACGGCGCTCTCCGCAAGCTCCTGCACACCGCTCAGAACCGGCTTCTTCTCCAGTTTTTCCGGCCAGGCCTCAGCGAGGCCTTCTATCTCTTCAAGTATCAGAGCGAGGCACCTGTCAGGATCGGAGCCGTACGCGACGCCCACCCGGAAATCGGTGTTGGCCCATTCCCGGGAGTGGTTCTTCAGGCGGTTCAGCATCCCGTTGGTCACGATGGAGAGGCCGCCGTCGATCTCCCTGATCTGGGTGGACCGGAGATTGAAGCTCACCACTGTGCCGGATACG
This window contains:
- a CDS encoding radical SAM protein, with amino-acid sequence MEILKEKTTGLCSECYRKVDAQVIAENDKVVILKSCPEHGVTKGVLERDVDFFRRVISVKRVSDPCPYPFRTLMINITHGCNLKCHLCYLPERDTSLDFTLDELKKAIREYRGATVTLSGGEPTTREDLLEIISYVRSQGKIAGIVTNGVKLADIRFVEKIREAGCTLVNFSCNGLNEESFTKIENANLLETKLKGLENLKKVGGIFCQLSYTMVRGINDDQLGELTRYALENNDFIYQIRARVATGIGRRMGEKDIYLSDFVKYLAREIRMPYEYLMAFWTSTMWFPNTYLFDFDYYAFLEHPIIREKLGYKKNGPESMTRYLARYIGEENARNIQAYKDAAEKKGLVEPNFVYVIFSWPDKHTMDYEETKALNLDILLRDGTVTEYWDGIIRNEKFAIL
- a CDS encoding PQQ-binding-like beta-propeller repeat protein, which gives rise to MKNNQVGMWFLVSLIAACLFSLFVPGCGGGGGGGAAGGIGGFAGGARIARIAITLPFPQKGAAGVVRLRGTIPGGRDEFLLREIPAGTTYFAIYIYERGTTDEAVPPVRVDRPASGTTATAIIDNVPIGWKTIRILASNASNEALAEAFYDINVTTGDNPEVTMTLTPTLSPLPSPSPMPTPTLSPSPTPEPSPSPTPSPVPSPQPPGPGPNPSPTPTSSPGALKWSCSLPGSGANLYFSSPAIASDGTLYVGSYDKKLYALSASGTPLWSFSTGGIITSSPVVGSDGTVYVGSQDTYLYALSASGTPLWSYQASAAFDGGGPAVGNDGSNDIIYAPCTDGWLYAINSSAPSSAMWSMSLSSSLVSNPAIDSTAGTIYMGTWSGHLMAFSVSDGSLKWDYTAAGTIKGGPSVGSGGTVYTGATNARLYSVTSSGSSNWSFSCDAIESQPSVGSDGTIYVGTNSSPYGFMYAINPSVSGSLKWSYSTGPVKYSAAAQGNDGTVYVGTMDGKLYALCASTGTPKWSYSTGNYFYCSPTIGSDGTIYIGAYNGVFYAIYGNGGGLDTGSPWPKFGRNIKNTGR
- a CDS encoding DUF2723 domain-containing protein; its protein translation is MESQSIPTQERGRSTGLVPAILALLFFALYLATLTPDWGTSTPYNTWDALEYALCASTGGIDHPPGHPLYLIAARLFCAVLFFLPLPYAMNLFSAFFGALAGAAVFILSRKALSLIFPRCAALPLLVLASAAACTFGISGLFWSHAVITEVFTFFMFLMAMSLYFAFLFLERGGKKWLALSSLCAGLMMGTSILNALTFAAPLLLFLLLCPVEKTTAKERLLSLLLVIPGLLAYLYYLWALASVPPFIHPTAVMKGIATGSPRWFAAYMSGSPWREGPMFSIGRLFSNIVPYFRNIVLSQLPPVTLALFLAALVLTIVLLFPRRGEGLSRFSTRAKVLSLLVLLFLSTTLPFLTLSAMEGQGANTSFALPSLLLYLVLAAAGALALYLRILEGPLLALSGRARLPLSAMLVLAIFVLPLWLLAKNFPLVNGRAMVSCYEPTRAIVGALPPRSIIYSSLILQQLVTYFNRYDAAVAAKHLLVKSPDISVMERITAGAVPSRQALQKNALLKEDLERSLSGGIPLFIGGDSIDEDKYPEVLLMGDVTLEPYLPDVFFRPMAVVPTDALPYRIKGFRKAVTVKALPPGVFRGIANDGTFGGELQFLGYRLPPQQVSAVYRKKLTFCFYWKALREIPRDVLASLILLDERYRKVMPEKTTSFFTLGGKSGTSKWRTGEITEDQVYYYPPQRLRGKHFLALGVHDSGGSVIRYIPGSQGEDGKGFDFMLLLPLVL
- a CDS encoding HNH endonuclease, encoding MASLPLSGPLEGRIAKSALRHLSRVATPENECWWLTIAEVRSLCGLEREVKRALAEGKAGSAAPSDDAPEARDEGTMMYFSVPPSLALTWDFALSLFRDRCFEKLWKYFSDVDELRDAEASMEIEKDSCLCAGLGNQSGSDHLYAGACNGKEQAAHHHKILKRDRFRCQAPGCRCRRNLHVHHIIRRSQGGTDDPWNLITLCEACHLHLLHGLRTLTMSGKAPYDLTFTFGSLSGGTPFLVYAGGAGGDLRRVTPESPRVPEDCARNTSCLPAEDHV